The following coding sequences lie in one Brevibacterium marinum genomic window:
- the mtrA gene encoding MtrAB system response regulator MtrA: MNARILVVDDDTALAEMIGIVLKSEGFEPFFCATGDQAFGEFEKVNPDLVLLDLMLPGKDGLEVCREIREISSVPIIMLTAKSDTVDVVLGLESGADDYVPKPFKPKELVARVRARLRISEPQAPELLTVGDVVVDVAGHTVTKGGSPISLTPLEFDLLVALARKPWQVFSRETLLEEVWGYRHAADTRLVNVHVQRLRSKIERDPEKPDIIVTVRGVGYKAGRAA, translated from the coding sequence ATGAACGCTCGTATCCTCGTAGTTGATGATGACACGGCTTTGGCCGAAATGATCGGAATTGTGCTCAAAAGTGAAGGCTTCGAGCCCTTTTTCTGTGCGACCGGAGATCAGGCCTTCGGCGAATTCGAGAAGGTCAACCCGGACCTCGTGCTCCTCGACCTGATGCTGCCGGGCAAGGACGGGCTCGAGGTCTGCCGGGAGATCCGCGAGATCTCCTCGGTGCCGATCATCATGCTCACGGCCAAATCGGACACCGTGGACGTCGTCCTCGGCCTCGAGTCCGGTGCCGACGACTACGTGCCGAAGCCGTTCAAGCCCAAGGAGCTCGTCGCCCGGGTGCGTGCCCGTCTGCGCATCTCCGAACCGCAGGCACCGGAGCTGCTGACCGTCGGGGACGTCGTCGTCGACGTGGCCGGGCACACGGTGACCAAGGGCGGTTCCCCGATCTCGCTGACGCCGCTCGAGTTCGATCTGCTCGTGGCCCTGGCCCGCAAACCGTGGCAGGTGTTCTCTCGCGAGACCCTGCTCGAAGAGGTGTGGGGCTACAGGCATGCGGCGGACACCCGATTGGTGAACGTGCACGTGCAGCGCCTGCGATCGAAGATCGAACGGGATCCGGAGAAGCCGGACATCATCGTCACCGTGCGCGGAGTCGGATATAAGGCAGGCAGAGCGGCGTGA
- a CDS encoding stage II sporulation protein M encodes MDPNLLAELHGDKWRELSMLAKKNTLDPGQTQRFLDLYRDASKDLSRIMTVAPDSLEAARLSAIVHRSRNHLSAVPSGGLSGLSRFFVISLPLSIYRLRWDFLIVAASFLAVASLAGIWAGMHPEVLETFGDHAFRKQFAEHDFVDYYKENPNGFFAVGVWTNNAWIAVQFVLLGITGVFVVSGLFSNAVNVGFSGAMMFEFDKGSDFFLYILPHGIPEISCIILAAAAGLRLFFAWVVPGPRLRRNRLASEARSLLTVAGGLVIMLFVSGLIEGFVTPNPIPPALKIAIGVAYTALVIAYAWYFGKRAARAGLSADLDEHQAGYSVLATDR; translated from the coding sequence ATGGACCCGAATCTGCTGGCCGAACTGCACGGCGACAAGTGGCGCGAACTGTCCATGCTGGCCAAGAAGAACACCCTGGATCCGGGCCAGACCCAGAGGTTCCTCGACCTCTACCGTGACGCCTCGAAGGACCTGTCGCGGATCATGACGGTGGCCCCGGACTCTCTCGAAGCGGCCCGGCTGTCCGCAATCGTCCACCGCTCCCGCAACCACCTCTCCGCCGTGCCCAGCGGGGGCCTGAGCGGACTCTCCCGCTTCTTCGTCATCAGCCTGCCGCTGTCGATCTACCGGCTGCGCTGGGACTTCCTCATCGTGGCCGCAAGCTTTCTGGCAGTGGCGAGCCTGGCCGGGATCTGGGCGGGCATGCACCCGGAGGTCCTGGAGACCTTCGGCGACCACGCCTTCCGCAAACAGTTCGCCGAACACGACTTCGTCGATTACTACAAGGAGAACCCGAACGGCTTCTTCGCCGTGGGCGTGTGGACGAACAACGCCTGGATCGCCGTGCAGTTCGTCCTCTTGGGCATCACCGGAGTCTTCGTCGTCTCCGGACTGTTCTCCAACGCCGTCAACGTCGGATTCTCCGGGGCGATGATGTTCGAGTTCGACAAGGGCTCCGACTTCTTCCTCTACATCCTCCCGCACGGCATCCCCGAGATCAGCTGCATCATCCTCGCGGCCGCGGCGGGACTGCGACTCTTCTTCGCCTGGGTGGTGCCGGGCCCGCGGCTGCGCCGGAACAGACTCGCCTCGGAGGCCAGATCCCTGCTGACCGTGGCCGGTGGACTGGTCATCATGCTGTTCGTCTCGGGTCTCATCGAAGGCTTCGTCACCCCCAACCCGATCCCGCCGGCGCTCAAGATCGCCATCGGCGTCGCCTACACAGCGCTGGTCATCGCCTACGCCTGGTACTTTGGCAAGCGAGCAGCCCGAGCAGGACTCAGCGCCGACCTCGATGAACACCAGGCAGGATATTCGGTCCTCGCCACCGACCGGTAG
- the ahcY gene encoding adenosylhomocysteinase, which translates to MTVSVSYGGTVLESTDFKVADLSLAEAGRHQIRLAEREMPGLMALREEFGQSKPLTGARIAGSLHMTVQTAVLIETLVVLGAQVRWASCNIFSTQDEAAAAVVVGTGSVDAPAGVPVFAWKGETLEEYWWAADKIFDFDEGANLILDDGGDATMYVLKGAQAELDGGVPTAGEDDPEDFKVLLAQVHSSLEASPGRFARMAAGIKGVSEETTTGVNRLYRLAEEGKLPFPAINVNDSVTKSKFDNRYGIRHSLPDGLNRATDVLIGGKIAVVVGYGDVGKGAAEALRGQGARVIVTEIDPICALQATMDGYQVEHLAAVAPSADIIITTTGNTRVVGVEVLQSLKPGAIVGNVGHFDDEIDLAGLAKLSGVTKVEVKAQVHEWRVPVPADLGLDRDRTDFLVLSEGRLLNLGNATGHPSFVMSASFANQVLAQIELWNSPDRYDDDVHRLAKELDEKVARLHLPALGARLSDLSKEQAEYIGVDVAGPYKPEHYRY; encoded by the coding sequence ATGACAGTTTCCGTTTCCTATGGAGGTACCGTGCTCGAATCCACCGACTTCAAGGTCGCCGATCTGAGTCTGGCCGAGGCTGGCCGGCACCAGATCCGACTGGCCGAACGCGAGATGCCGGGACTCATGGCACTGCGCGAGGAATTCGGCCAGAGCAAGCCGCTGACCGGGGCCCGCATCGCCGGCAGTCTGCACATGACGGTGCAGACGGCCGTGCTCATCGAAACCCTCGTCGTGCTCGGTGCCCAGGTCCGGTGGGCCAGCTGCAACATCTTCTCCACCCAGGACGAGGCCGCTGCCGCAGTCGTCGTCGGCACCGGCAGCGTCGACGCCCCCGCCGGTGTCCCGGTCTTCGCTTGGAAGGGTGAGACCCTCGAAGAGTACTGGTGGGCCGCAGACAAGATCTTCGACTTCGACGAGGGCGCGAACCTCATCCTCGACGACGGCGGCGACGCCACGATGTATGTTCTCAAGGGCGCCCAGGCCGAACTCGACGGGGGAGTCCCCACAGCCGGCGAGGACGACCCGGAGGACTTCAAGGTCCTCCTCGCACAGGTGCACAGTTCGCTCGAGGCCTCGCCGGGCCGCTTCGCTCGCATGGCAGCCGGCATCAAGGGAGTGAGCGAGGAGACCACGACGGGAGTCAACCGTCTGTACCGTCTGGCTGAGGAGGGCAAGCTGCCGTTCCCCGCCATCAACGTCAACGACTCGGTGACGAAGTCGAAGTTCGACAATCGCTACGGCATCCGCCACTCCCTGCCCGACGGACTCAACCGCGCCACCGATGTCCTCATCGGCGGCAAGATCGCCGTTGTCGTCGGCTACGGCGACGTCGGAAAGGGCGCCGCCGAGGCGCTGCGTGGGCAGGGTGCCAGGGTCATCGTCACCGAGATCGACCCGATCTGCGCCCTGCAGGCGACGATGGACGGCTACCAGGTCGAACACCTCGCCGCTGTGGCACCGAGCGCCGACATCATCATCACGACCACGGGCAACACGCGCGTGGTCGGAGTCGAGGTGCTCCAGAGTCTCAAGCCCGGGGCGATCGTCGGCAACGTCGGACACTTCGACGATGAGATCGATCTGGCAGGTCTGGCCAAGCTCTCCGGCGTGACCAAGGTCGAGGTCAAGGCCCAGGTCCACGAATGGCGCGTGCCCGTACCAGCCGATCTCGGACTGGACCGTGACCGGACGGACTTCCTCGTCCTCTCAGAAGGCCGCCTGCTCAACCTCGGCAATGCGACCGGCCACCCGTCCTTCGTGATGAGCGCCTCGTTCGCCAATCAGGTGCTCGCGCAGATCGAGCTCTGGAACAGCCCCGATCGCTACGACGACGATGTGCACCGTCTGGCGAAGGAACTCGACGAGAAGGTCGCCCGCCTCCACCTGCCCGCGCTCGGGGCGAGGCTGTCCGACCTGTCGAAGGAACAGGCCGAATACATCGGCGTCGACGTCGCCGGGCCCTACAAGCCCGAGCACTACCGGTACTGA
- the mtrB gene encoding MtrAB system histidine kinase MtrB: MRIVVLTIVLTSVAIFGVGTYMSQQISRGLFDTRLQSLSSQAGTIVSELRGLAPVDGQAVTQENLNSQLSSIYNRSTGAVYSLTLEPSDPNSSFSRISAGATDSDGGAAEVPVTDELRDAIGKAPTDDMLYQSVALPNGSGPGLLISQELQIPGAGQFQLYYLGDLSEQQDTLDFVQRSMLVAALVLVVLVGAVAWIVTRLVVTPVRTGAEVARLIADGDLDERMPVHGNDEIAVLGESFNDMADTLQHQIEQMERLSVLQRQFVSDVSHELRTPLTTIRAAADLIYDSRDDLDPVTARSAELLNSQAERFESLLADLLEISRYDAGAAALVAKPVDVGAVVTSVIETVSMVADQMSTNIVVHAPSSPVMAEVDRVRITRIVRNLVVNAIEHGESNPIDVYVASNAEAVAVSVRDHGVGMSEEQVEHVFDRFWRADPARKRTLGGSGLGLAISLEDAHLHNGWLQVWGKPGEGSCFRLTMPRRPDQEITSSPLPLPPRDARIQGAALVAGPLSSDGSVRIQTGSIPIVVETGQAPPTRDEYGDGGEIVRGDDAIIDDGTDTTGDTGDTGDTGETGDPVDTDATDDADGADATVGSGESETAGESETAEDSGSDGAPGNGRSAEEVEATPAADDAAHDDEAAREGGPQS, from the coding sequence TTGCGGATCGTCGTTCTCACCATCGTCCTCACCTCCGTGGCCATCTTCGGCGTGGGGACGTATATGTCACAGCAGATCTCGCGTGGCCTCTTCGACACCAGGCTGCAGTCCCTGTCATCACAGGCCGGGACCATCGTCTCCGAACTGCGCGGCTTGGCACCTGTCGACGGTCAGGCCGTGACCCAGGAGAACCTGAACTCCCAGCTGTCGTCGATCTACAACCGGTCGACGGGAGCGGTCTATTCGCTCACGCTCGAACCCAGCGACCCGAATTCCTCCTTTTCGCGGATCAGCGCGGGCGCCACCGACTCCGACGGCGGGGCCGCCGAGGTCCCCGTCACCGATGAGCTCAGAGACGCCATCGGCAAGGCCCCGACCGACGACATGCTCTACCAGTCCGTGGCCCTGCCCAACGGATCGGGGCCGGGTCTGCTGATCTCGCAGGAGCTGCAGATCCCCGGCGCCGGGCAGTTCCAGCTCTACTACCTCGGCGACCTGTCCGAACAGCAGGACACCCTCGACTTCGTGCAGAGGTCGATGCTCGTCGCCGCTCTGGTCCTCGTCGTGCTCGTGGGCGCAGTGGCCTGGATCGTCACCCGGCTCGTCGTCACGCCCGTGCGCACCGGCGCCGAGGTGGCTCGCCTCATCGCCGACGGTGACCTGGACGAGCGCATGCCGGTCCACGGCAACGACGAGATCGCGGTGCTCGGCGAGTCCTTCAACGATATGGCCGACACCCTTCAGCACCAGATCGAGCAGATGGAGAGACTGTCCGTGCTGCAGCGCCAGTTCGTCTCGGACGTCTCGCACGAGCTGCGCACTCCGCTGACCACGATCCGCGCCGCCGCCGATCTCATCTACGACTCCCGCGACGACCTCGACCCCGTGACCGCACGCAGCGCCGAACTGCTGAACTCGCAGGCGGAGAGGTTCGAGAGTCTGCTCGCGGACCTGCTCGAGATCTCCCGCTACGACGCCGGCGCCGCTGCCCTGGTGGCCAAGCCCGTCGACGTCGGGGCGGTCGTGACGTCGGTCATCGAGACCGTGTCGATGGTCGCCGATCAGATGTCGACGAACATCGTCGTCCACGCCCCGTCCTCGCCCGTGATGGCCGAGGTCGACCGTGTGCGGATCACTCGGATCGTGCGCAACCTCGTCGTCAATGCGATCGAGCATGGGGAGTCGAACCCGATCGACGTCTACGTCGCCTCCAACGCCGAGGCGGTGGCTGTGAGCGTGAGGGACCACGGCGTGGGCATGAGCGAAGAGCAGGTCGAGCACGTCTTCGACCGCTTCTGGCGAGCCGATCCCGCCCGCAAGCGGACCCTGGGCGGTTCCGGTCTGGGCCTGGCGATCTCGCTCGAGGACGCCCACCTGCACAACGGCTGGCTGCAGGTGTGGGGCAAACCGGGGGAGGGCTCATGCTTCCGCTTGACCATGCCACGTCGACCCGATCAGGAGATCACCTCCTCACCGCTGCCGCTGCCGCCGCGCGACGCGCGGATCCAGGGTGCCGCGCTCGTCGCGGGACCACTGTCGTCCGACGGCTCCGTGCGGATCCAGACGGGCTCGATTCCCATCGTGGTCGAAACCGGTCAGGCTCCTCCCACCCGCGACGAGTATGGTGACGGGGGCGAGATCGTTCGCGGCGATGATGCCATCATCGACGACGGGACCGACACGACCGGTGACACGGGCGACACCGGTGACACTGGTGAGACCGGTGACCCGGTCGACACTGACGCCACTGACGACGCTGACGGTGCCGACGCCACGGTCGGCAGCGGGGAATCCGAGACCGCCGGAGAATCAGAGACCGCCGAGGACTCCGGCTCCGATGGGGCCCCGGGCAACGGCCGGAGCGCTGAAGAGGTCGAGGCCACTCCGGCGGCCGACGATGCAGCACACGACGATGAAGCAGCACGCGAAGGAGGACCACAGTCATGA
- a CDS encoding AAA family ATPase codes for MTQAPGENPGPQQPQQPQYQQTEQPQQQPQQQADQERDPLREAFAGVRTQIAKAVVGQDEAVTGMLIALLCQGHVLLEGVPGVAKTLLVRSFAKSVSLDNTRIQFTPDLMPSDVTGSLVYDASVSNFEFRSGPVFTNVLIADEINRTPPKTQSALLEAMEEHQVSVGGGSRRLPEPFIVAATQNPLEYEGTYPLPEAQLDRFLFKLVLGLPEREHEFEILNRHAHGFDASHLAEAGLEPVADAAMIARAREAINEVYIAPQVITYIVDLARATRQAPSLALGVSPRGATRMLGAARAYAWLSGRGYVTPDDVKALAHMTLGHRVILRPEAQMDGLNVDQVLDSIIATTEVPR; via the coding sequence ATGACACAGGCTCCAGGCGAGAACCCCGGACCGCAGCAGCCCCAGCAGCCTCAGTACCAGCAGACGGAGCAGCCTCAGCAACAGCCGCAGCAGCAAGCGGACCAGGAGCGCGACCCGCTGCGGGAGGCCTTCGCCGGCGTTCGCACGCAGATCGCCAAGGCCGTCGTGGGCCAGGACGAGGCCGTCACGGGCATGCTCATCGCCCTGCTGTGCCAGGGGCACGTGCTGCTCGAGGGAGTCCCCGGTGTCGCCAAGACCCTCCTGGTGCGCAGCTTCGCGAAATCGGTCAGCCTCGACAACACCCGCATCCAGTTCACGCCCGACCTCATGCCCAGCGATGTCACCGGCTCACTGGTCTACGACGCGTCGGTGTCGAACTTCGAGTTCCGCTCCGGCCCCGTATTCACCAATGTCCTCATCGCCGATGAGATCAACCGCACCCCGCCCAAGACCCAGTCGGCTCTGCTCGAGGCCATGGAGGAGCACCAGGTCTCGGTCGGCGGAGGCTCCCGTCGCCTGCCCGAGCCGTTCATCGTCGCGGCCACCCAGAATCCGCTCGAGTACGAGGGGACCTATCCCCTGCCCGAGGCTCAGCTCGACCGCTTCCTCTTCAAACTCGTGCTCGGACTGCCCGAACGCGAACACGAGTTCGAGATCCTCAACCGTCATGCCCACGGTTTCGACGCCTCCCACCTCGCCGAGGCGGGACTGGAGCCGGTGGCCGATGCGGCGATGATCGCTCGTGCCCGGGAGGCCATCAATGAGGTCTACATCGCCCCGCAGGTCATCACCTACATCGTCGACCTCGCGCGAGCGACCCGGCAGGCGCCGTCCCTGGCCCTGGGCGTCTCTCCCCGCGGCGCCACCCGGATGCTCGGCGCCGCACGTGCCTACGCTTGGCTGTCGGGACGCGGCTACGTCACCCCCGACGATGTCAAGGCCCTGGCCCACATGACCCTCGGCCACCGTGTGATCCTGCGCCCCGAAGCCCAGATGGACGGCCTCAACGTCGACCAGGTCCTCGACTCGATCATCGCGACCACCGAAGTCCCACGCTGA
- a CDS encoding DUF58 domain-containing protein: protein MTTRLLLLALLGLVPVMLVPGWTSALIVAGIIAIAAVVDFFLVPPPRLVSLQRTPGPMVRLGDPTDCTLTLVNDSPRRLRIAVRDAWSPSAGAKSTRSSFVLSAGADAQVVTELLPVRRGALEADKVTIRSRSPLGLIARQKSVDVPAVVRVLPPFVSRRELPSKTQKLRELDGRSAVMIRGMGTEFDSLRDYVDGDDVRSIDWRASARAQDLVVKTWRPERDRRVVIVVDSSRLSARRCGGGTVFDAALESALLLTALASGAGDRVDVVVADARIRAIASSHRSKDPVHDLSVALTTVHPELYDADWEQISSTVLSTSRQHALVVLVTALDEGSVSDEILPVLPTLMARHRVVLASVEDPGLAELAADRDGTDEIFTAAAAEAELLRAKSLQTRLRGAGVQSVAAGPDDLPGALADLYIDLKATGKL, encoded by the coding sequence ATGACGACGCGACTGCTCCTGCTGGCCCTGCTCGGGCTCGTCCCCGTCATGCTCGTCCCGGGGTGGACGAGCGCACTGATCGTGGCCGGCATCATCGCCATCGCCGCCGTCGTCGACTTCTTCCTCGTTCCCCCGCCGAGGCTGGTCTCCCTGCAGCGCACACCCGGACCCATGGTCCGGCTGGGTGACCCGACCGACTGCACCCTCACGCTCGTCAACGACTCCCCCAGACGACTGCGGATCGCCGTCCGTGACGCCTGGTCCCCGAGCGCCGGGGCGAAGAGCACCCGCTCCTCGTTCGTCCTGTCCGCCGGCGCCGATGCGCAAGTGGTCACCGAACTCCTGCCCGTGCGTCGAGGCGCCCTGGAGGCCGACAAGGTCACCATCCGCTCGCGCAGCCCCCTCGGGCTCATCGCCCGGCAGAAGAGCGTCGATGTGCCCGCCGTCGTACGGGTCCTGCCGCCGTTCGTCTCGCGCCGGGAGCTGCCGTCGAAGACGCAGAAGCTGCGTGAACTCGACGGGCGCTCGGCCGTGATGATCCGGGGCATGGGCACGGAGTTCGATTCGCTGCGCGACTATGTCGACGGCGATGATGTGCGTTCGATCGACTGGCGGGCCAGCGCACGGGCCCAAGACCTCGTCGTCAAGACCTGGCGGCCCGAACGTGACCGGCGAGTCGTCATCGTCGTCGACTCCTCACGGCTCTCGGCCCGCAGGTGCGGCGGCGGCACCGTCTTCGATGCGGCCCTGGAGTCCGCGCTGCTGCTGACGGCCCTGGCATCGGGGGCCGGCGACCGGGTCGATGTCGTCGTCGCCGATGCGCGCATCCGTGCGATCGCATCCAGCCACCGGTCGAAGGATCCGGTCCATGATCTGTCGGTGGCGCTGACGACGGTCCATCCCGAGCTCTACGATGCCGATTGGGAGCAGATCTCGTCGACCGTTCTGTCCACCTCGCGTCAGCACGCCCTCGTCGTCCTCGTCACCGCTCTGGACGAGGGCAGCGTCTCCGATGAGATCCTGCCCGTGCTGCCGACGCTCATGGCCCGTCACAGAGTTGTGCTGGCCTCTGTCGAGGATCCCGGCCTGGCCGAGCTGGCGGCCGACCGTGACGGAACCGATGAGATCTTCACCGCTGCCGCAGCAGAGGCGGAGCTGCTGAGGGCGAAGTCTCTGCAGACCCGCCTGCGCGGTGCCGGCGTCCAGTCCGTCGCGGCAGGTCCCGATGACCTTCCGGGTGCTCTGGCCGACCTCTACATCGACCTCAAGGCCACCGGCAAACTCTGA
- a CDS encoding RDD family protein, producing MSTLVTGEAVELSIQPAALAARALSCLIDFVVYSLVNIGLLIAAFWFLLQILDVNALLLTSVMTIMSISVFVLLPMIIEVLTHGRSIGKLSLGLRVVRDDGGAVRARHSFIRAILWPFEILSSGGGLAALSGLISPQSKRIGDYMAGTMAVSERSAPPLPVRTHVSPHLHNWLAETDIAALPAGLHRRIVQFLATSENLGRDSRWERAKELATELNPYVAPAPPEGTMPEQFLSAVIHRRRSAEFAKQQRRSEQSRAFRAGVDTLPHGLSLQSR from the coding sequence GTGAGTACTTTGGTGACAGGTGAAGCCGTCGAGCTGAGCATCCAACCCGCGGCCCTGGCTGCCCGCGCGCTCAGCTGTCTCATCGACTTCGTCGTCTACTCGCTCGTCAACATCGGTCTGCTCATCGCCGCATTCTGGTTCCTGCTCCAGATCCTCGACGTCAACGCGCTCCTGCTGACCTCGGTCATGACCATCATGAGCATTTCGGTGTTCGTGCTGCTGCCGATGATCATCGAGGTCCTCACCCACGGCAGGTCGATCGGCAAGCTCAGCCTCGGCCTGCGGGTCGTGCGTGACGACGGTGGTGCCGTGCGGGCCCGACATTCGTTCATCCGGGCCATCCTCTGGCCCTTCGAGATCCTGTCGTCCGGGGGCGGCCTGGCCGCTCTTTCGGGTCTGATCTCGCCACAGTCCAAACGTATCGGCGATTACATGGCGGGGACGATGGCCGTCAGCGAACGCAGCGCCCCGCCGCTGCCGGTCCGCACCCATGTCTCCCCGCACCTGCACAATTGGCTGGCCGAGACCGATATCGCTGCGCTTCCTGCCGGGCTGCATCGACGGATCGTGCAGTTTCTGGCGACCTCTGAGAACCTGGGACGCGATTCGCGCTGGGAGCGGGCGAAGGAGCTCGCCACCGAACTCAATCCCTACGTCGCGCCGGCCCCGCCGGAGGGGACGATGCCCGAACAGTTCCTGTCGGCGGTCATCCACCGCCGACGATCCGCGGAATTCGCCAAACAGCAGCGCCGCAGTGAACAGTCACGGGCCTTCCGGGCCGGGGTCGACACTCTCCCGCACGGGCTGAGCCTGCAGAGCCGCTGA
- a CDS encoding DUF4350 domain-containing protein, which yields MSALIDVATRGTRSSPAVPLSARLRSAGVWIVAAVVILITVIATMLMTSDREAEDPLHYDSTARDGTKAMVETLRSHGVDVTTTEDYDTAHEASGQPDTTLLIPTNADLLTQGDIDGIRSELAASDNRLTLIDPGYALQGFTERITVNDSISPLATPDEVSQPDCDVPAAQAAGPVEAGDTEYAEARKGIDGLEACYPLAGPGVAPVDGGQVTPGSAHGQLITDEGGEGREDFPITVLGNADWATNSGIDEEGHAALVLSQLSQTDNLVVYYPTGTDELEPAPSTIDFVPSWFIAGALWLVPCLAILLLILGRRFGPLAVERLPVIVPAVETVHGRAALAARSHDRTGALHTLRTGALLRIAKRLALGPEAGPRDIIAGISATTGRDPAQVDRVFSSAVARTDSDLQNIVHQLTLIESEIP from the coding sequence ATGAGCGCACTCATCGACGTCGCCACCCGGGGCACTCGCTCGAGCCCGGCGGTGCCGCTGTCCGCCCGGCTGCGATCGGCCGGGGTGTGGATCGTCGCGGCCGTCGTCATCCTCATCACCGTGATCGCGACGATGCTCATGACCTCCGACCGCGAAGCCGAAGACCCGCTCCACTACGACTCCACGGCTCGCGACGGCACGAAGGCCATGGTCGAGACCCTGCGCTCACACGGAGTCGACGTCACCACCACCGAGGACTACGACACGGCGCACGAGGCCTCCGGTCAGCCCGACACGACCCTGCTGATTCCCACGAACGCCGACCTGCTCACGCAGGGCGACATCGACGGAATCCGATCCGAACTCGCCGCGTCCGACAACCGACTGACGCTCATCGATCCCGGCTACGCGCTCCAGGGCTTCACCGAGCGCATCACGGTCAACGACAGCATCAGCCCCCTGGCCACCCCCGACGAGGTCTCGCAGCCTGATTGCGACGTGCCGGCCGCGCAGGCCGCCGGTCCCGTCGAGGCCGGCGACACGGAGTACGCGGAGGCGCGCAAGGGCATCGACGGCCTGGAAGCCTGCTACCCCCTCGCGGGCCCCGGCGTCGCACCCGTCGACGGCGGACAGGTCACTCCGGGTTCGGCCCATGGGCAGCTCATCACCGATGAGGGCGGCGAAGGCAGGGAGGACTTCCCGATCACCGTCCTCGGCAACGCCGATTGGGCGACGAACTCGGGCATCGACGAAGAGGGGCACGCCGCACTCGTGCTCTCCCAGCTGTCGCAGACCGACAACCTGGTCGTCTACTATCCCACGGGCACCGACGAACTCGAGCCGGCACCTTCGACCATCGACTTCGTGCCCAGCTGGTTCATCGCCGGCGCTCTGTGGCTGGTTCCCTGCCTGGCCATCCTCCTGCTCATCCTCGGCCGCAGATTCGGCCCCCTGGCCGTCGAACGCCTGCCGGTCATCGTCCCCGCGGTGGAGACCGTGCACGGTCGGGCGGCTCTGGCCGCACGGAGCCACGATCGGACCGGGGCACTGCACACCCTGCGCACGGGAGCCCTGCTGCGCATCGCGAAACGACTCGCGCTGGGCCCCGAGGCCGGCCCACGCGACATCATCGCCGGCATCTCGGCCACGACCGGCCGTGACCCGGCACAGGTCGACCGGGTCTTCTCCTCCGCGGTCGCGCGCACAGACTCGGACCTGCAGAACATCGTCCATCAGCTCACTCTCATCGAAAGCGAGATCCCATGA